AGCACAATGAGTCGTTTAATTAACTAAGCCTTTCTAAAATTAACGCATTGTGTGCgagtgcgcgcgcacgcgcacaaatgTGACTTTAAACTGACCTCAGCCAGTTCTCCGCTCATGTGTGATTAAATGATAGCCTTTCCTCTATTTTAAGCAATGACGTTCATCTTTtcctgcattattattattattttttttttgttaattaaaTGACGAGCTGTGATTTTAAACGAAACAGCATGAGGTGGAAAAACGAATATTAATCGTGTTTTGTTACCCGTGAAATTCATATTcgcttgtatttatttacacatCCGGGTACCTGCATGCCGTGCCCACTGCCTCCTCTCCAGTCCCCCGTGGCGCGTTCATCCATATGGGAAATAATCCGACCGGTCGACACAACGACCTGGAATGCTCGAAAATCACTCTGCGTTTGAATTATGTGTGTTCAACCAAGAAAACATCTAAAACGTCTATTCTTCTTGCTCATTTTAGCAGGAAACCGGTTGTAGCTCTTAGATTGACCTTTTTAGTCAGAACATGTTCAATAACTAACATCCCACTGAGAGTCAGCAAAACGACACAAACATATTGAGCAATGTTGCAATATTGAATCAATTTGTAATTTACCTTGTAAGTAACTGACTAGCACGAgcgaaattattttattaaactTAAATATCTTcacttttttcctcctctgATAACTGATGGTCAGACTGAAATGAATTACAGTTGTGACTATGTTATCAGCAAAGAAAGTTATATTCTTTTGAAACATTATTTTGATGTCTTTATTTCTCTCAAATCCTATCAATCTTGTCTGTGGCGTGAAAAACGAGGTTAATCTTACTAATAATAGCAATCAGGATAATCAGATTAAGAATAACATGCACGTCCTTCATTATAAAGTAGttgtaagtaaataaatacaactaaatAACATACAAAATGAGCCTCGTTTAATGTGAATGACAGTAATCTTCAATGTGGCAAAAAACCGCATATGTGAAAAGCATTTGACAGTATAGTTTCCCATTTTTCCCAGGGGGTTTTGAAGGCAGCGCCGCGACTGATTGGCCAACGTGGCCATCAATCATCGTCGCTGCGCCCTCCCGCGTGGTGACGTTTCGTGCCAAAGCTGGCAGGCCAGCGCGAGACGCACACAACGAAAGACAACAAAAGCTCGTGTGGGAGCCCCCCTTAAATGCAAGCCGTCGGTGTTTTAACAATTCCCCTCTAACCCGACACACTTCCACACATGGACCGGAATCGAACATGATGAATTTTACGAGGAGATTGTGACGAAAACAAGGAGCTTGGGTTGCGTTCGTGTGTCTTTCCGTCCTCGAACAGGCTGTCGTCCTACTCAACTAACATTCAGGTGCGTGacatcacattattattattattattttgtcaatgatttttcgtgTAAGCATTTTTGTAAAATCCTACCAAGAAATACAAGCTGTGCTGTCGTGGTGGGTTTACGGGTCGGAGAATAAGTTGAGAAAAAGGACCACGCTGTTGCTCCGAGCTGAGTTGTCGAAGAGTTGAATAAAAGAGCCCCTCAGCGCAAAATTTGGTCAGAAACACGCGAGTTTTGTTGTTAAAAGTCTTGCTTGGTGTTGAGGAGGCAGTGAGTCTTTTGTCTGCACTTCCCATGTGAGTGTATTTCTTTGTTGTTACTTGATCTGCCCActtcctcttttttccccctctctcacCTGTGCTACCaaacaaaagaagcaaaaaaggcCTTGAAAAAGACTGagcatttgtttttctgtttaaaaCATTGGCGTTGTTGTTTGGTGGCCTACTAGATGTTAACATTAATCTGCCATAGACGTGTTTTCTTTGTACAATACGAGCAATTTAAGTGTGACAACATAATAAACTTTTAAAAACTCGAAAATAAAGGTGGTGTGGGGTCGTGGTGGATTCAGGTGCCCCGAACCATGCTCGGAAAAAGTCTCGTCTGTCGTGTTGTTGCCACTTTACCACTTCGCTTCCTCCTCTTTATTACCCCCAACCCGAATTAAATGTCATTGTGATCAATATGTAACACCCTAACAGCAATATAACTACGTGACGATTTAATTAAACAATAATCAAAGGTGTCGTGAGGTAATGGTGGTTTTAGCTGCCTGAACGGTGCCGGAGAAAAAAGGAACGTTTGACGCTTTGCCACTTTTGCAGCTTGCTTCCCCTTGTTATGAGTGTTTTTTGTCCATCACCAAATTAGTGTTGTGGTTTGTTGGCTAATTTGACGTCGACCTTGAATACGTGACGAAAATGCGTCTCTTTGAACACTCCTATTGCgctaacaaaacaatcaaatgtgcTTCGTGGTGGCTTCAGGTGCCATAACCGTGGTGGGGAAAGTGTGTGtactttttgtcactttgtgcagCTCAGTTCTCTCTTTTCTGCTCGCTTACCATAGCAGAGTAAGGCGACAAACAATTACTCTgtttaaaatgttgattttttgttgttgtttagcgTCAACTTGAAacctttttaaacatttagtTTGAGGAGAGTAAGGCACGTGCGTGGCCaattaagtgaaaaaaaacaacaaaagcgtTGAGgcttcatgattaaaaaaaaagacttctgtcGGGAGTGCGGGAGGCTTAATTAAAGTGGGCTAATTAGATGAGACCAGAGCTGTCTGACACACATGCGCACTCAACGCGCACGCACAAAGACGTTGATTGaccgcgcgcgcgtgtgtgtgtgcgtgcgcgcgcgcgcgccacaTGTCTACTTCCTGTTCAGCTCTTTGTTTGCTGTCTGGCTTTTTCTCTCCTTGCAACTCGCTGTGATTTCACAGTTAACGTGTGTGCGTCTTGTGTTGTCACGTACAAAGACTTATCTAAAATGTACTTTATGCAAAAGAGCAGCACTTaggttttgttcatttgtttttctctccacaAGCTGGAAAAAGCCCTCACAAACTTAAATGTCAACTGAAAACTAAATCAAGAGACATTGACCACCGTCTCTCGTCtgtcaaaacatgttttctcaTGTAAACAAAAGGAGAAAGGGGAGAAACAGCGTCCCCCAGTGGGCGGTCGAGTCCAGTCAACAAAAGGAAGTCTTAGTCCCGCCCCATCGAGTTTGATTGACAGTAGGCCAATGAAGGCCtcgcagtgattttttttgtgtgtgacgtCATGTTTTTCGATAGATTCCCATTCAGTAGAACACGTTGAAGTCCACTTTGGATCTTAAGACATTAATTTTGTATCTTCACGGTTTTTTATACTACATATTGtagtatatatttgtatttctaCTTGCTCACCTAATTAATGCaagaataagacaaaaaaacattggatgattaaaaaaagatatgcGATGAGGTATGTTTGGCATTACCCAAAGAAACGTTCTTGGACTCACAGAAGTTCTCTTTTGGCCCTGATAAATGACCCTGGAACTAAATGACACACTCAAAGTTCTGAGTTTCATCTAACGTGCAGGGACTTTTAGTGTTTGGATCTTTCAAAAGCCGCTCTTACCCGAGCAGGCTCTGCCTGCGGTCCGAACACAAAGGGTGAAGTGTCGGgaagcggcagtaaaacaggccaaaaacaGATTGCCGCCGCAACTAAATCCAAAATGCAGTTTCCGTCTTCCAAGCACACAGCAGTGCTTTAACGGCTTCAATACTCTTGAGTTCTCAGTGCTTTTGTAGTGCCTGCTACACGCAAGCTTCCGTGCTGTGAAGGTGCCATTTATACTCTCGCGCGCTTTTTGCAATGTCGACAAAGCCCACAAAGGCGTCACCCGCTccttggtccccccccccaccaccacccctcccccagccccccctcccGGGCAGGCGCGATTTCCTGGCGCGGCGTCGACGTGGAGCTGCCACGCGCCCGAGCCCACCGGCACCACGACGGCCCTGGCTTGCATCCTCCGGTGTCTCTTCTGCCAGCAAGTCCAGCGGAGCTGCAACCCGACCGGACCGGATTCCGGCGAGGAGCTGCGGCCCTCGGACATGGTCAAGATGACCAAGTCCAAGACCTTCCAGGCCTACCTGCCCAGCTGCCATCGCACCTACAGCTGCATCCACTGCAGAGCGCACCTGGCCAACCACGACGAGCTCATCTCCAAGGTATCCCGGGGCCACTTCCGACGTGGGGCCTTGAAGACCCGACAGGCTCGCCGGAGGGTTGGGAAGAAGCCAGAGTTTGggtttaaaacaaatactgtactagGGTTTCGAATAACAATTTCAGGCTTCCGATTGGAGTTTTGAGCCAGTGCTGTGGTCTCAAAATAATGTTACAAGACacagtttgggtttcaagcccAGGTTACGGTTTTAAAAAACGCTTAGTCCTTCAAAGTTGGTGTTTCAACCATGGGTTAGCCTCTCGGTAATTGGGCTTTTGTAGCCAGGGTCGGGGTTTCAAATCggggttttaaaacagtgttatgGTCTCGGATTCGGGTTTTAAAAGGGATTTAGGGCATGGAATTGGTCTTTCAAACCAGGCTTAGTCCTTTAAAACAGGATTGTGAACCAGGGTTGAAGGTTTTAAATTAGCTTCAAAGTCTTAAGTGATATTCTCAAGCAAGGGTTAAAATTTTAAATTCCAGATTAGGGATTTGAGACGGGGTCAGGTCTTTAAATTGGGGTTTTCAGCGAGGGTTACGGTTTAAAAGCAGTGTGGTCATTAACGTGAACCTCTTTGTCTCTTTTTCAGTCATTTCAGGGCAGCCAAGGAAGAGCGTATCTCTTCAACTCCGTGTAAGTCTCACAAGCGCGTCCATCACCACAgagttctttgaaaaaaatcgcACCCCGAAGCCACTTTTCGCTTGACAACATTCGCTGCGAttagaggcccccccccccccccccaaaaatgcagcCGATTGCATGCAACTTGATCATCCTTTCTAtcagggcggccattttgattcaGCGTTGCCATGTTAAGCCACCATGGCACATTTCCAGGTAGGCAGAGCTACGGGAGAAAGAATTTTCAAAAACTCGGCCCCTGTCGCCATTTCCAATTGGTCACATGGAATTTGGTAGTCGCGTTTATCCAGAGTTGACCCTCCAAAACGTCTCAAAAGCCAATGATGAAAAGATGCAGGGAGGCTGCCAGCGGGGCACAAAAGTTGCCATTTTAGGACGATGCCGGACATTTGCAGGCGTCCTTCGAGTAAGCTTCAGAACCACTGGAGCATTTTCGTAAACTGAAAGCATCGGTCATCGTTTCCATCATGGGTAGACCCTCCAAAATGTCTCAAAAATGTTCCCATTTCGCAAAGACGAGACCTGAACTCGCCGCTTTTAGCGTTGGTTCGTCGCTTTGGCTTGAGTGACATTCCCTGTGGTGTTCTTCCCGTATGGCCACGCAGGGTGAACGTGGGCTGCGGTCCGGCCGAGGAGCGGGTTCTCCTCACGGGTCTTCACGCCGTGGCCGACATCTACTGTGAAAACTGCAAAACTACCCTGGGCTGGAAATATGTGAGTTGTCACCCGAAGAATTTCCACCGCATGACAACATAAGGCAAAGATGATGGATAACTTTGGAACTCCcctctccaaaacaaaaaaaaataaattgtcagtTCACTTTGCCAACGTTAGCATCCCTGTGCTCTGAAATTCATTGTAAATCAAGAAACCTCGCTCGCGTCAAGCTAACGCGAGCATTCGTGTGTATTTTAAAATCCTCGTAAAACCAAATGAACTATATTGGCTACGCTAacgtttgcatttgtgtgttttaaatgcCTTGTAAAACTAGAAAAACTTGTTCAGAGTGGCTAAGCTAAGCGAATGTGTTTCAGGAGCACGCCTTTGAGAGCAGTCAGAAGTACAAAGAGGGAAAGTTCATCATCGAGCTGGCTCACATGATCAAAGACAACGGATGGGAGTGACTTTCGCGCTCTTGGGCGCTCGCTAGTTAAACTGCGACCACAAACTTGCACGCCCTGGACCcagagatgccccccccccaccccgacctgCCCCCCTTTCATGGTCTTGTGTCATCGCACCGTGGGAGGCAAACCTATTTTAAAGCAACCCAACGCGTCATCGTGATCACCGCTCGCTGGACATTGAAGGACAACTTTTACCTTAGCCGCTAGGCTTTTAGCATCCACtcttcagtttttgtttttgattttcacGTGACGCGTTGTTGGCGTCGACACGGTTTTGAGAAAAAATATGTAGCAGTGGCAAAGGAACGAGCGTATCAATGAGCCGGCAAGCTAGCGATCGAGTCAATTCGGCGAGCTAGCAAGTTACTGAGCTAGAAAGTTGGCGAGCTAGCGCGCTAATGTTCAGATTTTCTTTGCCCCATTTTGGTTTCCTCTTTGGTGTTTTCTTTCCCAAGTTTCAGATTTTGTTACAAAGCGTCAAGCAGTATTTATACATCATGAATATATGAGATTATGAATATttaaatatgaatatatatatatatatatatgacaaaaGTAGTAGGTAATTTTTGGTCAATTTGAGAGTGGCTGGTCCCATTTAATCAACTGATTGCAGTTCCACAGAAAGAGGAGTTATTTAGCGTGTAGATATTGTCCATATGAGTACATTATACATTtatcaaaatatttatataccacacacacgcagtcaATGTCTTTAGCCGTCATGCAAACACACCCCTGtatttgcaaatgtgtgtgtattttgcacTTTGGGGAGGCTTCTGCTTCACGTCAGCTTGGAGGTCGACGTAGCATTGGAGACATTTTCTCGTTTTGTTTGATTGACTGCAGACGTTTTCATTTTACTTCTACGGTGGTGGGCGGTGACGTTTTCTTGTtttagtatttttattatttttgtgatgGACAACTTGGTCAttttctgacacattttttaaaaattccataACTTCCACATTACATTTTCCTGTGATAGTTATGAAATatattcgttttttgttttttgtttttttaacttggatgATGAAACACAGTTCAGGTATTGTTGCTGACTTgtgacattttcatattttaacgGCGtggcgatgtttttttttggatgtctCGATTGACAGTTTTCAACTGCTTTTGGGGTTTCTTATGCGATGATTGACGGCTCTGACATTTGCTTTTATGACTGCCATGACCGATAGGTTATTTTAGGTTGTTACTGGTGTGATGACAATCACAGTTACATTTTCCCGTTTATGGTGATCATTGGtggtcacatctttttttttttctcgtcgaTGACGACGATAgtgagatttttgtttgattttcaattgtggttgataattttttttaaaggtgatgGACAGTTCTAACTTGGACAGTCTGACTTTCTCATTTGATGGACATCTCTTGACACAGTCCTCATttttaagttttgtttttgggacgatagaatttttttttccagttttatgATGGCCAGTTATGACATAATTTCATGTTTACTGTAATGGCACACTGTCCCGCTTTTCACGTTGTGACAccaaatttttttctgattgtaCTTGTGTGATGGACGTTTGTGACGGTTTCTCGTTTGACCACCGTGATGGGGGACAGGGCAGTTCCCACATCGTCTTCCCGTGCTTACGGACGGCTTTCAGTGCACTTTACAATCATGAAGTTTTGGCCTCCAAGCTGCAATCAACCACACAcgcctttgcaaaaaaaaaaaacaaaaaaaaaaacgacaaccacCAACGCCCCGCCCACCCGACACCATCTCATTGTGTTCTGCAGCGGTTAAcgctacccccccccacccccccagtgattcaaaaggaaaaagaaagacgCTACATCCGCTTGCGAATGTTTGGCGAGCTGAGAGAAAAGTGATTGATGACTTTGCCGGCGAAGGTCAGTCGAATTCCGCCTCTTATTTTACTCAAAGATGAccgttagcattagcaactGTACTTGAATGACAAAACGCAGACAAATGATCTCCTTTTATTTTGTACATAAAGTGACATCATATTTAAGCTTTTTATACATCTATTTCtgccggctttttttttgttgccccaACTTGAAGCACtttggtgtatgtgtgtgtgcgcgtacgtAGGCCACTTTTGTTTGCTTAGCCTGTTAGCTTAGCTTGTTTATTTAGTGCTGTGTTTGGACGTCAAGGGTGAGCTGGAATCTCCCGCCATTATCTCGCCCTCACCAGCCATTTTGGAGGTCCTTaagtttgcttcttttttttttttgttttaagccGCACAATTGATTGTATTTCCTGTTATTTATTAGCATCTTGCTGGCCTTAATGGTTACGTTCCCAAATCAGGGCTGCTAGCTgaatcatctttaaaaaaaaaaacaaaaaaaggcttttcTACAGAAGCGTTTGCTTTGTACACCCTTGCATCCCTACCTGACAGGTCGCTTTCCACACTGTCAGCGACTCGTTCAAATTCTCTGGTAGAGTCGGGAACTGTCTTTTACATCCGTGACTGGAGATTTTCATGTTGTGGTCACTTTAACGACGACGTTCCCACTGAGATGCGGCTGGCCAATGGGTCAAAACGGTGCATTCAAGTGTAACATATGGAAATGTCACACTCCCGCAAAAAAGCTTCACGGCCTGGAGAACCGTTActgttattatttataattttttttgtagcagCTTTCCCAATAGTCAACGATGCATTCAAGTGCTCATGTAAAGTTGGGAGTTATCTCATGACTTGGATGTTTACCCCCGCGACTGATCTCGCCCTCAGAATCTTCAGTGACAAAGTGTTTTACTCGCCTTGGCGTCTCCCCCAAACACTCCACGGGGCGTTCAAGCTGCTATATAAAGTTGGAAACTTCATCTACTTGGAATGTTTACACCTGCGATTGGCAGGACAGGAGGAGCGTTTGTTTTCATTCACCTGGCAGCCCCACTGAGCTGCGGTTCTCCAAACAATTGCAGGCGTGTTCTAGTGCTCACTTAAACCGTTGTGTTTGAGTGCTTAGTGTTAAAATTCGGGAAACTGATCAATTATGAACTGAGTTCGAACTATATTCATCCCCCCAACAGCTTCAGTAACAATGCCAACAATGTGTTGGAGTATACACCAAACCTTAATTTGTGatcgttttatttgtttttggcccaacaacaacaatgtattTGTTTGGTTCACCCCGCAACACGCTGCAGCTTCCCGATCACTCGACGGTGCGTTCGGGTCTTCATGTGAATTTGAACATCACACGACCTTGATGTTTCCCCTCGTGACGGGCGGCCCGGACAAGAGAAGCGTTTGTTTCACTCAGCCCGGCGTCTCCCTTACCCACGCCACCTGAGCGGCAGCTTGCCAACCTGCCGGTGGTGCATTCAAGCACTCTCATGAATCTGGGAATTATGAGCTATGTGTATTGAATGAGTTCTTGTGTAAAGCATCAAATGTCCCTTTTCGCCCTGCCAGTTACCGTCCCGTACGTTCAAGTGTTGGCGCCATTTTCTTCTCGTGGGTGGATCGTTTGCTTCGGTCACCCTGCCGTCCCCGCCGAGTACAGTACTCAACAATTTGTTCACTTATCGGCTGAGAAGTCGCCAACTGTTACGAGCAGATTGTCTGAATTTTACATTACGGGTGAAGCAAAAGACTCGTCAAAGGACCTCCATCTTGGTGGACACCATcgcgtaacaaaaaaaaaaaaaaatctttaaaaaaaaaacgttttcatgtCGGCTGTCACGGGATACCGGCGCGCGCCGTTGGCGTGTCGTCGAATTGTTGCGGGCGGCATGTTGTCTTTCTTGAGCGGCACTCGTGCTGGTTCTTTTCTTGGCTGTGCCTGTTTTCTTGGCGTTTGTTCTTGCGATTGTTCTGATGCTGCTTTTGATTTGCTTTGCATTCTGCCTCAGTAGATTGATGATGTCACGCGTCGTCTCTTTTCACTCGTGTAAACCACAATAAATTTTCAATGCTACTTCACTGGCCCACTTCaagagtttttctcttcaaGTTGAAGAATTTGAAGCTTCCGAAATGCACGAACGCAgatacacaaatgtttttcccccaaaaagcatccatccatccctgatctgatccgcttctcctcacgacgAGGCTATCCCTGCAGTACGCCCTGAACTGGGGTATCACAGTTAGGTTTTAAAttaggtttgggtttcaaagtaggttaTTAACTAGGGAtggggtttcaaattggggttagggtttgacgGTAGGGTTTAAAACCAGGGTTGCGGTTTCAAAGtagatttttttgtaaatgacaCTGTGTTTTAAAGTACGCCGAAAAActaagttagggtttcaaagtcagGTTTTTGGCCatacgtgtgggtgtgtgtgtgtgtgtgtgtgcgtgtgtcatcaTTAAATCAGTGATGTCAGGTATCTTGATAAATATTCCTCCGTTGATTGATGCTGTCACTATGACGACAGGATTGCCCTCAT
This sequence is a window from Hippocampus zosterae strain Florida chromosome 6, ASM2543408v3, whole genome shotgun sequence. Protein-coding genes within it:
- the LOC127602778 gene encoding protein yippee-like 1; the protein is MVKMTKSKTFQAYLPSCHRTYSCIHCRAHLANHDELISKSFQGSQGRAYLFNSVVNVGCGPAEERVLLTGLHAVADIYCENCKTTLGWKYEHAFESSQKYKEGKFIIELAHMIKDNGWE